From Miscanthus floridulus cultivar M001 chromosome 15, ASM1932011v1, whole genome shotgun sequence, the proteins below share one genomic window:
- the LOC136507600 gene encoding uncharacterized protein, which produces MGSTVEVEPATVGATPSSPRRVEEVPGPDGGQLAPVVTEAALLPPPPPLQRRLAVSKRLHPRSCQTHLVEDPPLAPRKALKVNVSSSAHQAAEAQAGVQRGAASGGAVSKEAAAQEKGAEAAAERVEEGEPTPHNVVGLGAKEARASIIAEAVEGEAGAPETSKARAVDAGAIEVEMAEARAPGSIEAEAMEVETEQILAPPLVQTISSDDSSRGKEAADVEEASTVEQPAELVTAKGQAAPLEAKIKELEEERDSFRSRAQEAAASVKATAGQLGAEQSEHQATRVALAEVTKAAEASWVEVLAWKNKAEDLKKEASQAAEASVAAQAALDAEVREHEALRSAVRTAYEALDVEEVQSASSLGSCLIALSGRVRERLRGALHTGVKRALAVVSSHYAINLEAVSDGYVLPEDDEEADAERFFDVSIRMVQRFFDVTIRMVQRFIDVTIHSRKQASRIKACST; this is translated from the exons atgggttcgacggtggaggtggagccggcgacggtgggggcgaccccctcgtctccgcgaagggtcgaggaggtgccagggcccgacggaggccagctggcaccggtggTCACCGAGGctgcgctgctgccaccaccgccgccgttgcagaggaggctggcggtgtcgaagcggctgcatccccgttcgtg ccagacgcatctggtggaagatcctcccttggcgccccgtaaggcgctcaaggtgaatgtTAGCTCCtctgcccatcaggcagcggaggcgcaggctggcgtgcagcgtggcgcggcgtcgggcggggccgtttcaaaggaggcggctgcccaggaaaagggtgccgaggcagccgcggagcgagtggaggagggggAGCCCACGCCTCACAATGTCgtgggtcttggggcgaaggaggccaGGGCGTCCATTATTGCCGAGGCcgttgagggtgaggccggagcccccgagacctctaaagccagggcggtggacgccggggccatcgaggtagagatggcggaggctagAGCCCCCGGGTCCatcgaggctgaggcgatggaggtggagacagagcaaattttggcgccgcccctggttcagacaatctcgtctgatgattcttcccgagggaaggaggcggcggacgtcgaggaggCCAGTACCGTGGAGCAACCG GCCGAGTTGGTCACGGCTAAGGGGCAGGCTGCCCCCTTGgaggcgaagatcaaggaactggaggaggagcgagactccttccggtctcgggcccaagaagcggcGGCCTCTGTGaaggccacagccgggcagctgggtgcggagcagagcgagcatcaggcgacgagagtcgccttggcagaggttaccaaggcggccgaggcctcttgggtcgaggtcctagcctggaagaacaaggccgagg atctgaaaaaagaagcttcccaggcggctgaggcctccgtcgcagcgcaagcggcaCTGGATgctgaggtccgggagcacgaggcgttaCGTAGCGCTGTCCGTACTGCCTAcgaggccctggacgtcgaggaggtccaatcagccagctcccttgggagctgcctgattgcattgagcggccgcgtccgcgagaggctccggggggcgttgcacacgggtgtcaagcgcgccctggccgtcgtctcttcGCACtatgccatcaacctcgaggctgtcagcgacggctatgtgttgccagaagatgacgaggaggctgatgcggag